In Salvelinus namaycush isolate Seneca chromosome 17, SaNama_1.0, whole genome shotgun sequence, one genomic interval encodes:
- the LOC120062003 gene encoding beta-crystallin B1-like, protein MSSDKSKAASQTDGKATQSKKSEMGMMSYKMFVFDQENFQGRMVEISNECMNVCEMGMDRVRSLRVECGPFVGFEQMNLCGEHYILEKGEYPRWDSWSNCQKNDYLLSFRPVRMDPEKHKICLYEVGEFKGRKMEIMDDDVPSLFSYGFTDRVGSIMVSCGTWVGYQFPGYRGSQYLLEKGDFKHFNEFGARHPQFQSVRRIRDMQWHQQGCYTMASK, encoded by the exons ATGTCCAGTGATAAGTCCAAGGCTGCCTCCCAGACCGACGGGAAGGCTACCCAGAGCAAGAAGTCCGAGATGGGCATGATGTCCTACAAG ATGTTTGTGTTTGACCAGGAGAACTTCCAGGGTCGCATGGTTGAGATTAGCAACGAGTGCATGAACGTGTGTGAGATGGGCATGGACCGCGTCCGCTCCCTCCGCGTTGAGTGTGGACC CTTCGTGGGCTTCGAGCAGATGAACTTATGTGGTGAGCACTACATCCTAGAGAAGGGAGAGTACCCCCGTTGGGACTCTTGGAGCAACTGCCAGAAGAATGACTACCTGCTGTCCTTCAGGCCCGTCCGCATG gACCCAGAGAAACACAAGATCTGCCTGTACGAGGTTGGAGAGTTCAAGGGTCGTAAGATGGAAATCATGGACGATGACGTTCCCTCTCTGTTCTCCTATGGCTTCACCGACAGGGTCGGCAGCATCATGGTCAGCTGCGGAAC ctgGGTGGGCTACCAGTTCCCTGGATACCGTGGCTCCCAGTACCTGCTGGAGAAGGGCGACTTCAAACACTTCAACGAGTTCGGCGCACGCCACCCCCAGTTCCAGTCCGTGAGGCGTATCCGCGACATGCAGTGGCACCAGCAGGGATGCTACACCATGGCCAGCAAGTGA